One genomic segment of Panicum virgatum strain AP13 chromosome 2N, P.virgatum_v5, whole genome shotgun sequence includes these proteins:
- the LOC120662152 gene encoding universal stress protein Sll1388-like — translation MAEAKTTEPAPAAAEGGSGEQQHKTVVVVGVDDSDHSYHALEWTVRHVAAGMAGAADLVIVHAKPSPSSVVSFGGPGAGEAMRYVEADLRKMAEAVVDRARRVCIANSVHALIEVVEGEPRYVLCNAAEKHHADLLVVGSHGYGAIKRAFLGSVSDYCAHHTHCSVMIMKHPKPKC, via the exons ATGGCGGAGGCCAAGACGACTGagcctgctccggcggcggcggaggggggttCGGGGGAGCAGCAGCACAagacggtggtggtggtcggGGTGGACGACAGCGACCACAGCTACCACGCGCTCGAGTGGACGGTGCGCCACGTGGCGGCCGGCATGGCGGGCGCCGCCGACCTCGTCATCGTCCACGCCAAGCCCTCGCCGTCCTCCGTCGTCAGCTTCGGCGGGCCCG GAGCCGGCGAGGCCATGAGGTACGTGGAGGCCGACCTGCGCAAGATGGCCGAGGCCGTCGTCGACAGGGCGCGCCGCGTCTGCATCGCAAACTCG GTGCACGCTCTGATCGAGGTGGTCGAAGGGGAGCCCAGGTACGTGCTCTGCAACGCGGCCGAGAAGCACCACGCCGACCTGCTCGTCGTCGGCAGCCATGGCTATGGCGCCATCAAGAG GGCCTTTCTGGGGAGCGTGAGCGACTACTGCGCGCACCACACGCACTGCTCCGTCATGATAATGAAGCACCCCAAGCCCAAGTGCTGA
- the LOC120662153 gene encoding uncharacterized protein LOC120662153 — protein sequence MATASLSAVASPLSVAGLRKPLGAAASSFQPLQPRARPAARMAVRASAASMKEKAAAGLTAAAVAAALVLPDVAEAAQSGLTPSLKNFLLSIVSGGVVLVAIVGAVVAVSNFDPVKRA from the coding sequence atggccaccgcgtCTCTGTCCGCCGTCGCGTCGCCGCTGTCCGTCGCCGGGCTCAGGAAGCCGCTCGGCGCCGCGGCGTCGTCGTTCCAGCCCCTGCAGCCGAGGGCGAGGCCGGCCGCCAGGATGGCCGtgcgggcgtcggcggcgtccatgaaggagaaggcggcggccgggctgaccgcggcggccgtggcggcggctctCGTGCTGCCTGACGTCGCTGAGGCCGCGCAGTCCGGGCTGACACCGTCGCTCAAGAACTTCCTGCTCAGCATCGTGTCCGGCGGGGTCGTCCTCGTGGCCAtcgtcggcgccgtcgtcgccgtctcCAACTTTGACCCGGTCAAGCGGGCCTGA
- the LOC120662154 gene encoding F-box/kelch-repeat protein SKIP6-like — protein MSTEPTSPPQPPELIRGTLIPALPDDLAVHCIALLPRAAHPSLALVSRAFHALLCRHPEPLLAARRALRLSDSHILLSLRPPSSASLLFFLLLPHPGWPPLPLPSPPVPVSSSSSVATDGGRLFLVGGSVAGVPASSVQILDPRARSWSIGPRLSSTREFAAAVAHSGVLFVTGGCVPSSPFWAEALDLSAPNAKWKTVASPVHLREKWMHGCASLAGKVLAVADRGGLAYDPASPPAEAWAPVSPVLDMGWKGRAAVVGEILYSYDYLGQVKGYDPDTDSWSTVEGLEKELPRFLCGATLANVGGLLYLVWEGKWKGKDKGEVSSMVVIEWAGIEVTRAEEGELRLRGKVVSRDTVLFPDVPRGSTITHCIALEL, from the coding sequence ATGTCCACCGAACCCACCTCCCCACCTCAACCGCCGGAATTGATCCGCGGCACCCTCATCCCTGCGCTCCCCGACGACTTGGCCGTACACTGCATAGCGCTCCTGCCGCGCGCTGCGCACCCATCCCTCGCCCTCGTCTCCCGAGCTTTCCACGCCCTCCTGTGCCGCCACCCggagcccctcctcgccgcccgccgcgccctccgTCTCTCCGACTCCCacatcctcctctccctccggccgccctcctccgcgtccctcctcttcttcctcttgctcCCGCATCCCGGGTGGCCCCCTCTTCCCCTTCCCTCCCCACCCGTCCCCGTCTCCTCTTCCTCGTCGGTCGCCACTGACGGTGGCCGGCTCTTCCTAGTCGGCGGATCCGTCGCCGGGGTCCCCGCTTCGTCTGTGCAAATATTGGATCCCCGGGCCAGATCCTGGTCCATCGGCCCGCGTCTGTCCTCTACGCGGGAGTTCGCCGCGGCCGTCGCGCACTCCGGTGTACTGTTCGTCACCGGCGGGTGCGTTCCCTCGTCCCCCTTCTGGGCTGAGGCTCTCGACCTCTCCGCCCCGAACGCGAAGTGGAAGACTGTCGCCAGCCCGGTCCACCTCCGTGAGAAGTGGATGCACGGCTGCGCATCTCTCGCCGGGAAGGTCCTTGCGGTGGCGGACCGCGGCGGCTTGGCCTACGATCCGGCCTCGCCACCTGCGGAGGCGTGGGCGCCGGTCTCGCCGGTGCTTGACATGGGGTGGAAGGGCCGTGCTGCCGTGGTTGGTGAAATCCTGTATTCTTACGATTACTTGGGGCAGGTCAAGGGCTATGATCCGGACACTGATTCGTGGAGCACAGTGGAGGGGTTGGAGAAGGAGCTGCCGAGGTTCTTGTGCGGCGCCACACTTGCCAATGTCGGAGGATTGCTATACCTGGTCTGGGAAGGGAAATGGAAAGGAAAAGATAAGGGGGAAGTGAGTAGCATGGTCGTGATTGAATGGGCCGGCATTGAGGTTACAAGGGCTGAAGAGGGGGAGCTAAGGCTAAGAGGAAAGGTGGTCTCTAGAGACACTGTTCTATTCCCGGATGTGCCTAGAGGGTCAACGATCACGCATTGTATTGCATTGGAGTTGTGA